The nucleotide window ACTTAAAACTGGACGCCGACTATTATACGCCGATTAACAGTGAAACGATTCCAACCGGAGAAATCGCCAGCGTGGCAGGCACACCCATGGATTTTCGTGAGCTTACGCCAATTAGAGCCAATCTAGATGAAAGCAATCCCCAGATTATATATGGAAGCGGTTTCGACCACAACTGGGTTTTGAATCAAAGGGATGGACTGAAAAAAGCAGCCGAGCTGTATGATCCGGACACAGGCCGCTTGATGGAAGTGCTGACCACCAAACCGGGAATCCAATTCTATTCCGGCAACTTCCTGAAAGCACCGATTCCGGGCAAAAACGGCGCCGCATACGGCCACCGCAGCGGATTATGCTTGGAAACTCAGTATTTCCCCAATTCGCCTAATGTCAGTCATTTCTCCAATCCGATTTTAAGAGCCGGACAAGTCTACCAGCACACCACTATCTACCGCTTTAAAGTCCAATCGGAGTGAGGAAGGCTAAACCAATGGTATGAGGAGTTGCAGTATGTCAAAAAATGAGATCATAACCTTGATCAATAACCGGATTCACGAGCTGAAGTTTCAGCAGGTTCATTTAAGAACCTTTATCCACTCTGACCAGGAACGGTACGATCAAATTGAATTTGCCATCAATGAGCTGAGGCAGCTGTTGAAGCAGATTCAGCAGATGCGCGGCAAAACAAGAGAGGCCAAGTAGGCCTCTCTAATTTTTTACCCTTCCAGCACTTTGCGGGCAAGTTCCAAAGGATCGAGGAATCTGCCTTGGTAAAACACCCGCATATTGCCGCCAGAGATTTCATCAATGAGAGCAATCTCCTGCTCCGCCCCCACTCTTCCAAATTCCAGCTTGATATCGTAAAGCTCCATCTGCTTTAAAGCTAAGTCCTGACGAATTAGATCGGAAATCTCTTTGGTGAGCGATTTTAACCGCTCATACTCTTCTTCCGTGAGGATGCCGAGCATAACCAAACCATCCTTATTGATCGGCGGATCCCCGGCTTGATCATCTTTGAGCGTAAATTCCACCAATCCATCCAGCCGCTGACCCTCTTCCGCGTACAAGCCGTAGCGGCGCAGAAAACTGCCCACCGCCCGGTAGCGGCAGATTACCTCCAACCCATGGCCAAACATTTCCGCCCGTTTCACTGTCATGGTGCTTTCCAGTACCGAAGACTCAAGATAGTGGGTAGGAATTCCGTGGCGGTGGAGCATTTCAAAGTAATACTTGCTCATCCGCAGTCCAGCTTTCCCCGCTCCTTCCACTTTCAGCCCCACAGTATTGGCACCGGGGTCAAAAACACCATCGCTGCCGGTAAGATCATCCTTAAATTTCAGGAGACAGCGCTCATCATCGAGGCGGTAAACGTCCTTTGTTTTTCCCTGATAAACCAATTCCATACAATCACCTTTCACCTGGAGATTTATTTACTAATTTCCTGATCCAGCAGAGTTTTCCTGCCGCAGCAATATTTTCACTTTGTAGAGGGAAACGCAAATCTTAATCTAATAATACAGTAAGGGCTTGCTAATCAGGAAAGGATGAACAATTTGGCAAAGCGAAAGTGGTTCTGGCTTTATTTATCTATTCTGCTCGGATTATGCATTTCCTACGCTGCCGCGGAAGAACCGGCTTTTGCTGGCGATTTCAGCTTTTGGCCGGATTTAAGCGCAAGCGAGAAGCTGGAAGCAGCTTACACAGCCTCCGCTTATTCCCGAAAGTCCAATATCACCTTTAACGATCCGCAGCGGAGCATTAACAGCCAAATACTCTTAGCCGGTGTCAGCTTTGATCACTATGACCTAATTGATAACCGTCAGCAGGTGGTCCACTACTACGCGGAAGCGGAAGAACAGGAGCAGGTTGTTCTCGATATTGCCATCGACACTACCAATTACACCGGTAAATTGGGGCTGCCCCTTGCTGAACCGGAGCAGAAAAAGCTGCGGCGGTTTTTAGGAGCTGATCAGCTGATCGATCCTAATTCAGCCGAAATTCAGGCGCTGATTGCCAGCATTACTGCCGCCAGCGCTGATGCCTGGATTACTGCCGCTGAGATTATGAAGCTGGTGGGCAGCTATCAGGGAGATATGATCCACCGCGCTTTATTGTTTGCTGCCTTAACCCGCGCCGCGGGCATTCCTACCCGCTTTGCCGTAGGCATCCGCTACTTCGATACCCCCAGCCGCTGGATCGGCTGGATCTGGAATGAAATTTGGCTGGGCAGATGGGTCGCTGTTGATCCTGCCTGCCAGCAGATGGCTCCTGATGCCCTGCTGATCAAACTTCTGTCTGCGCCCAGTTTGGCAGATCTAAAGCTGAAACACTCGGATTTCGGGATTCTCCAGTTAGCGATCCGCCAAATTGATATAACTGCCGAACCATAGGCAACTAAATTAAAAAAGGAGAGAAAGAAGATGGTAAAGAAACTGCTTATCACCGCGTTGCTGATGATTTGTCTGGCTCTTGGCGTATCCGGAGCCGAGCTTATGGATCAAAGCACCTTTGTGATGGAAGAATACTCTGTTCCCATCGGCATCGTCAACCAGGAGCTGTACCGAACTGAGACCGGTTATGAGTTTAAGGCTGAACTGGTGATGATGGTTGAGTTTCTAGGAGCTCAGCAGGCGATCCGAGGGTACGAAGAGATGGTTCTTGATGAGGATTTTGCCATCGTTTCCTACACTGCTCTCTCGGAAATTACTGATCCACCGGCAGTGTATGAGATTACTGCTGACTACAGCCTAGCAGAACCGGAAGTTACCATCCGGGCAGCAGACATGTACGGTGTAACCACGGAAACCTATGTCCTAGAACCGGGTGAAAAGCTGTACTATGTGGATACAGTCTTCTATAAGCTGGCAGCCGAAGGATTAGTTCCGGGATCAGAGCATGAGTTTCTGCTCTTGGATACGAATGAATACATACCGACCTATGGATACGTGGTTATCAGCGAAGAGGGAACCTATGATGTGCTCGGTTATGAATTCCAAGGCTACGCTGCTCTCCTCCACGAGTCCGGAGTGGACATGTATATCTACTTTGATGAAAGCGGAGCCATGCACTACAACACCCTCCCCGACTTTCCGGGAATGCTGGCTCGAAGAGTTGACGGGGCTGAACTGGACGAACTGGAATACTACACCGTCAGCTTGAGAACTCAGGAAGCCAATCTTCTGATTTCCCATCCGGTCCGCTCCATCTACAGCCAAATCCTGATTTCCGGCGTAGATCCGGATGCGGTTCAGTTAGAGGATAACCGGCAGCAGATTATCAGCAGTACCGACGCTGGCGTTCTGGTATCGATTTCCAAGGATAACCGCAGTTTCCGGGGTAAATACACTCTGCCGATCGCGGAACCGGAGCTTGCTCCCTATTTAGGCGCCGACCGGTACATCGATCCTAATCTTGATGAGATTCAAATGCTGAGCGCCGGCATCTTAGCAGGCGAAAAGGATGCGTGGACAGCCGTTCAACAGCTTGTTGATTGGGTTTTTGGCTACATCCAAGGGAACCTTACCATGCGGACCAAAACCACCGCCCAGATTATCGCCGATCCAGCCGGCGACTGCAACGAGTACGCTGTGCTGTTTGCCTCCCTTGCCAGAGCAGCCGGAATTCCCACCAGAGTAGCTGAAGGCTACCGCTACCAGGGCGGCTACTGGGCTGCCCATATGTGGAATGAAGTCTGGCTCGGCGAGTGGATCGCTGTCGATCCCAGCCACCGCCAGACTGCTCCTGATGCGCTCTTAGTCAAATTTTTAGACGACGCATCTGTTGCGGACATTCAAGTGCGCCATGTTCCGGTATTTTTAAGCGCAAACCTGGCGATCAAGCAAGTGGATATCTTCTCGAGAAAATCTTTAATCGGCCTGGAAACAGGAGTTATGGACCAGACTTATACTAATACCGACTTTGCCTTCTCAATCACCATTCCAGACCAGTGGGGCTTCAGCGAAGTCTACGACCAGTCATTTGCTGCGGTTGATGCTAGTCAGCTGGCTAATGTGGTGGTAGAATTATACACTCTGCCGGCGGGTATTGATCCCTACTGGCTGATGGAAGCTCAAATTGAAGCGGTGGCAGCTGCTTTCACTGGATACGAGTTCTATGC belongs to Bacillota bacterium and includes:
- a CDS encoding phosphoribosylaminoimidazolesuccinocarboxamide synthase codes for the protein MELVYQGKTKDVYRLDDERCLLKFKDDLTGSDGVFDPGANTVGLKVEGAGKAGLRMSKYYFEMLHRHGIPTHYLESSVLESTMTVKRAEMFGHGLEVICRYRAVGSFLRRYGLYAEEGQRLDGLVEFTLKDDQAGDPPINKDGLVMLGILTEEEYERLKSLTKEISDLIRQDLALKQMELYDIKLEFGRVGAEQEIALIDEISGGNMRVFYQGRFLDPLELARKVLEG
- a CDS encoding transglutaminase domain-containing protein translates to MAKRKWFWLYLSILLGLCISYAAAEEPAFAGDFSFWPDLSASEKLEAAYTASAYSRKSNITFNDPQRSINSQILLAGVSFDHYDLIDNRQQVVHYYAEAEEQEQVVLDIAIDTTNYTGKLGLPLAEPEQKKLRRFLGADQLIDPNSAEIQALIASITAASADAWITAAEIMKLVGSYQGDMIHRALLFAALTRAAGIPTRFAVGIRYFDTPSRWIGWIWNEIWLGRWVAVDPACQQMAPDALLIKLLSAPSLADLKLKHSDFGILQLAIRQIDITAEP
- a CDS encoding transglutaminase domain-containing protein translates to MVKKLLITALLMICLALGVSGAELMDQSTFVMEEYSVPIGIVNQELYRTETGYEFKAELVMMVEFLGAQQAIRGYEEMVLDEDFAIVSYTALSEITDPPAVYEITADYSLAEPEVTIRAADMYGVTTETYVLEPGEKLYYVDTVFYKLAAEGLVPGSEHEFLLLDTNEYIPTYGYVVISEEGTYDVLGYEFQGYAALLHESGVDMYIYFDESGAMHYNTLPDFPGMLARRVDGAELDELEYYTVSLRTQEANLLISHPVRSIYSQILISGVDPDAVQLEDNRQQIISSTDAGVLVSISKDNRSFRGKYTLPIAEPELAPYLGADRYIDPNLDEIQMLSAGILAGEKDAWTAVQQLVDWVFGYIQGNLTMRTKTTAQIIADPAGDCNEYAVLFASLARAAGIPTRVAEGYRYQGGYWAAHMWNEVWLGEWIAVDPSHRQTAPDALLVKFLDDASVADIQVRHVPVFLSANLAIKQVDIFSRKSLIGLETGVMDQTYTNTDFAFSITIPDQWGFSEVYDQSFAAVDASQLANVVVELYTLPAGIDPYWLMEAQIEAVAAAFTGYEFYAPEEIAVFTIDGRDAVAASWGIGIDDMMLYQEMVLVIIDDMCYNIIFTIPAMLYDSFAVDFNQMLDSIVFY